One Halorientalis litorea DNA segment encodes these proteins:
- the mutS gene encoding DNA mismatch repair protein MutS, with product MTEATGIVGEFFALREESDADLLAMQCGDFYEFFGEDAETVAEELDLKVSQKSSHGSSYPMAGVPVDDLTPYLTALVERGYRVAVADQHETETGHERAISRVVTPGTLLETDAADAQYLAAIVRADDGYGVAVTDVTTGTFRVTSLDGGEDAADDLLTELYKFDPAEVLPGPGVRTDDALLDRIRDRTDATLSLHTADAFAPGRARHAVREQFGDEATESVGIADDEAAIRAAGGVLSYVEETGQGVLASITRLTTYGAADHVALDATTGRNLELTETMRGESEGSLLATVDHTVTSAGGRLLGEWLQRPRRARGELTRRQSCVAALAEAAMAREELREVLGEAYDLERLASRAASGSADAGDLRRVQETLALLPRVAGVVENTDRLAESPLADVVSGTDRDRAAALAAELDDALVADPPSTVTQGGLFRTGYDDELDAVIDRHEAAKEWVETLDGREKRAHGITHLQVDRNKTDGYYIQVGKSETEKVPDEYEPVKTLKNSERYTVPELEEKEREILRLEEQRGELEYELFRELRARVADAAQVLQDAGRTLAELDALGSLATHAVHNDWTRPELTDERELDVRGGRHPVVEQTTSFVPNDLRMDEDRRFLVVTGPNMSGKSTYMRQAALITLLAQVGSFVPADAARVGLVDGIYTRVGALDELAQGRSTFMVEMQELSNILHSASEDSLVILDEVGRGTATYDGISIAWAATEYLVRQVGAKTLFATHYHELTALADRLEGVHNVHVAVADESDGVSGSGATGGSSEPRSDDDVTFLRTVRDGPADRSYGVHVANLAGVPDPVVDRSREVLNRLREDEAIDVHGSDGETQQVVFDLDSGQFRADATADGGDTTATLDPATEDVLEELRDTDVNETPPVELMAKVQAWQDRLED from the coding sequence ATGACCGAGGCGACGGGCATCGTGGGGGAGTTTTTCGCCCTGCGGGAGGAGAGCGACGCGGACCTGCTGGCGATGCAGTGTGGCGACTTCTACGAGTTCTTCGGCGAGGACGCCGAGACGGTGGCCGAGGAACTCGACCTGAAGGTGTCACAGAAGTCCTCGCACGGGTCGTCGTACCCGATGGCGGGCGTCCCGGTGGACGACCTGACCCCGTACCTGACCGCACTGGTCGAGCGGGGGTACCGGGTCGCCGTGGCCGACCAACACGAGACCGAGACCGGCCACGAGCGCGCCATCTCGCGCGTCGTCACGCCGGGGACCTTACTGGAGACTGACGCCGCCGACGCCCAGTACCTCGCGGCCATCGTCCGGGCCGATGATGGCTACGGCGTCGCCGTGACGGACGTGACGACGGGTACCTTCCGCGTGACGAGTCTGGACGGCGGCGAGGACGCGGCGGACGACTTGCTGACGGAGTTGTACAAGTTCGACCCGGCGGAAGTGTTGCCCGGGCCGGGCGTGCGGACCGACGACGCGCTCCTCGACCGCATCCGGGACCGGACGGACGCGACGCTCTCGCTCCACACCGCCGACGCGTTCGCACCCGGACGTGCCCGCCACGCCGTCCGCGAGCAGTTCGGGGACGAAGCCACCGAGAGCGTCGGCATCGCGGACGACGAGGCGGCGATTCGGGCGGCCGGGGGCGTTCTCTCGTACGTCGAGGAGACGGGACAGGGCGTGCTTGCCTCCATCACTCGCCTCACCACCTACGGCGCGGCCGACCACGTCGCACTCGACGCGACGACGGGGCGCAACCTCGAACTCACCGAGACGATGCGCGGCGAGAGCGAGGGGTCCCTGCTGGCGACGGTCGACCACACCGTCACGAGCGCGGGCGGTCGCCTGCTCGGGGAGTGGCTCCAACGCCCCCGTCGGGCCCGGGGCGAACTGACGCGCCGCCAGTCCTGTGTCGCCGCGCTGGCCGAGGCGGCGATGGCCCGCGAGGAACTCCGGGAGGTGCTGGGCGAGGCGTACGACCTCGAACGCCTCGCCAGCCGTGCCGCCTCTGGGAGTGCCGACGCCGGGGACCTGCGGCGGGTCCAGGAGACGCTGGCACTCCTCCCGCGCGTCGCCGGCGTCGTCGAGAACACCGACCGCCTCGCCGAGTCGCCGCTCGCCGACGTGGTGTCGGGCACGGACCGCGACCGGGCCGCCGCGCTGGCGGCCGAACTCGACGACGCGCTGGTCGCCGACCCACCCAGTACGGTCACGCAGGGCGGCCTGTTCAGGACGGGCTACGACGACGAACTGGACGCGGTTATCGACCGCCACGAGGCCGCGAAGGAGTGGGTCGAGACGCTTGACGGCCGGGAGAAGCGCGCCCACGGCATCACCCACCTGCAGGTCGACCGGAACAAGACGGACGGCTACTACATCCAAGTCGGCAAGAGCGAGACGGAGAAGGTGCCCGACGAGTACGAACCGGTCAAGACACTGAAGAACTCAGAGCGGTACACCGTCCCCGAACTGGAGGAGAAGGAGCGCGAGATACTGCGCCTCGAAGAACAGCGCGGCGAGTTGGAGTACGAGTTGTTTCGGGAGTTGCGAGCGCGGGTGGCCGACGCCGCACAGGTCCTCCAAGACGCCGGGCGGACGCTCGCGGAACTCGACGCGCTGGGCAGTCTCGCCACCCACGCCGTCCACAACGACTGGACGCGTCCCGAACTGACCGACGAGCGGGAACTCGACGTGCGCGGCGGCCGGCATCCGGTCGTCGAACAGACCACCTCGTTCGTCCCCAACGACCTGCGGATGGACGAGGACCGTCGGTTCCTCGTCGTCACCGGCCCGAACATGAGCGGGAAATCCACCTACATGCGCCAAGCCGCGCTCATCACCCTGCTGGCGCAGGTGGGGAGTTTCGTCCCCGCCGACGCCGCGCGCGTCGGCCTCGTGGACGGCATCTACACCCGCGTCGGCGCGCTGGACGAACTCGCACAGGGCCGCTCTACCTTCATGGTCGAGATGCAGGAACTCTCGAACATCCTCCACTCCGCGAGCGAGGATTCGCTCGTGATTCTGGACGAGGTGGGCCGCGGCACGGCTACCTACGACGGCATCTCGATCGCGTGGGCCGCCACGGAGTACCTCGTCAGACAGGTCGGCGCGAAGACGCTCTTTGCCACCCACTACCACGAACTGACGGCACTGGCCGACCGACTGGAGGGCGTCCACAACGTCCACGTGGCGGTCGCCGACGAGTCGGACGGCGTCTCCGGGAGCGGCGCGACCGGAGGCTCGTCAGAGCCACGCTCCGACGATGACGTGACGTTCCTCCGAACGGTCCGGGACGGCCCGGCAGACCGTTCTTACGGCGTCCACGTCGCGAACCTCGCGGGCGTCCCGGACCCGGTAGTGGACCGCTCTCGGGAGGTGTTGAACCGACTCCGCGAGGACGAGGCAATCGACGTTCACGGGAGCGACGGGGAGACACAGCAGGTCGTCTTCGACCTCGACTCGGGACAGTTCCGCGCGGACGCCACGGCCGACGGCGGCGACACGACGGCCACACTCGACCCGGCGACCGAAGATGTCCTCGAAGAACTCCGGGACACCGACGTGAACGAGACGCCGCCCGTCGAGTTGATGGCGAAAGTGCAGGCGTGGCAGGACCGACTGGAGGACTGA
- a CDS encoding thiamine ABC transporter substrate-binding protein, which translates to MKRRTYLRRTGAGVAGAALLAGCSSTDESGSPDGSDGNGGTTTGTATGTPGEPSGTLTVATYSSFTGEDTAGAWLKSAFEEEYADVTVEFTTPDNGINQFVQRKQQGAPVEADAYVGLNTGELVRVDEQLDEQLFVPVEDQLERADTVEDSLRIDPDGRAIPYDTGFISLVYDEDEVPDPETFDSLLEPEFEDGLIAQNAQQSDPSRAFVLWTVHEYGPDEYLDYWDGLVDNGVRILSDWEPAYNAYTNEEAPMVVSYSTDQVYYHGEGVDMSRHQVGFLDDQGYANPEAMATFADSDNQRLAREFMNFALTEEAQAEIAVRNVQFPAVAGVDPGGDFGQYALRPPEPVTFTYDELAGNVGTWIDDWARQVVSG; encoded by the coding sequence ATGAAGCGACGAACCTACCTTCGACGGACTGGCGCGGGCGTTGCGGGCGCGGCGTTGCTGGCTGGCTGTAGTAGCACCGACGAGAGCGGGTCGCCAGACGGCTCGGACGGCAACGGCGGGACGACGACGGGGACGGCGACGGGAACTCCCGGCGAACCGAGCGGGACGCTCACCGTCGCCACGTACTCCTCGTTCACCGGCGAGGACACGGCGGGCGCGTGGCTCAAGTCGGCCTTCGAGGAGGAGTACGCCGACGTGACCGTCGAGTTCACCACGCCGGACAACGGCATCAACCAGTTCGTCCAGCGGAAACAGCAGGGCGCGCCCGTCGAGGCGGACGCCTACGTCGGCCTCAACACCGGCGAACTCGTCCGCGTGGACGAGCAACTCGACGAGCAACTGTTCGTCCCCGTCGAGGACCAACTGGAACGGGCCGACACCGTCGAGGACTCGCTCCGCATCGACCCCGACGGCCGGGCGATTCCCTACGACACGGGGTTCATCTCGCTGGTCTACGACGAGGACGAGGTGCCGGACCCCGAGACGTTCGACTCCCTGCTCGAACCCGAGTTCGAGGACGGCCTCATCGCCCAGAACGCCCAGCAGTCCGACCCCAGCCGGGCGTTCGTCCTCTGGACGGTTCACGAGTACGGTCCCGACGAGTACCTCGACTACTGGGACGGCCTCGTGGACAACGGCGTCCGCATCCTCTCGGACTGGGAACCGGCCTACAACGCCTACACCAACGAGGAAGCCCCGATGGTCGTCTCCTACTCGACCGACCAAGTGTACTACCACGGTGAGGGCGTCGACATGTCTCGCCACCAAGTCGGCTTCCTCGACGACCAGGGGTACGCCAACCCCGAGGCGATGGCCACCTTCGCCGACTCGGACAACCAGCGACTCGCCCGCGAGTTCATGAACTTCGCCCTCACCGAGGAGGCACAGGCCGAAATCGCGGTCCGGAACGTCCAGTTCCCCGCCGTCGCGGGGGTCGACCCCGGCGGCGACTTCGGCCAGTACGCGCTCCGTCCCCCGGAGCCGGTAACGTTCACCTACGACGAACTCGCAGGCAACGTCGGAACGTGGATAGACGACTGGGCGCGACAAGTCGTCAGCGGGTGA
- a CDS encoding ABC transporter ATP-binding protein encodes MATVNSGVELDGVSVRYGDVLALEDVSLAVDPGEFFTLVGPSGCGKTTTLRAIAGFETPSSGTVRIGGQDVTGVPPEDRDVGVVFQSYALFPHMSVRENVGYGLRFRDPPGGVTPEERVDELLELVDMAGMGERDPTALSGGQQQRIALARALAPGPDVLLLDEPLSALDASLRERLRVTVRAIQQELGITTVYVTHDQTEALAISDRVAVVSDGRIEQVGTPETVYRDPASRFVAEFVGDNNLLDGEVTGTDPPRVAVADATIPLPASASVSAGESVTAVVRPEHVRLDGGEAGLDAAVTGVEFLGDAYRLHCEWGDRSLLVKASDRVAVGEQVRLGIDPADVRLLREGGG; translated from the coding sequence GTGGCAACCGTGAACTCCGGCGTCGAACTCGACGGCGTGTCCGTCCGCTACGGCGACGTTCTCGCACTCGAAGACGTATCGCTGGCCGTCGACCCGGGCGAGTTCTTCACGCTCGTCGGCCCCTCGGGGTGTGGGAAGACGACGACCCTGCGGGCAATCGCCGGCTTCGAGACGCCGAGTTCGGGCACGGTCCGCATCGGCGGGCAGGACGTGACTGGTGTCCCACCCGAAGACCGCGACGTGGGTGTCGTCTTCCAGAGCTACGCCCTGTTCCCGCACATGAGCGTCCGCGAGAACGTCGGCTACGGCCTTCGCTTCCGGGACCCACCCGGCGGCGTCACCCCCGAGGAGCGCGTCGACGAACTGCTCGAGTTGGTGGACATGGCGGGGATGGGCGAGCGCGACCCCACGGCACTCTCGGGCGGCCAACAGCAACGCATCGCGCTTGCACGCGCGCTCGCGCCCGGTCCGGACGTACTCCTGCTGGACGAACCGCTCTCGGCGTTGGACGCCAGCCTCCGCGAACGCCTCCGGGTGACGGTGCGCGCCATCCAGCAGGAACTCGGGATTACGACGGTGTACGTCACCCACGACCAGACGGAGGCACTCGCCATCAGCGACCGCGTGGCCGTGGTGTCGGACGGGCGTATCGAACAGGTCGGAACGCCCGAGACAGTCTACCGGGACCCCGCCTCGCGGTTCGTCGCGGAGTTCGTCGGCGACAACAACCTGCTCGACGGCGAGGTGACGGGAACCGACCCGCCCCGCGTCGCCGTCGCCGACGCCACGATACCGCTCCCCGCGTCGGCCAGCGTGTCGGCCGGCGAGTCTGTCACCGCCGTCGTCCGCCCGGAACACGTCCGTCTCGACGGCGGCGAGGCGGGACTCGACGCGGCCGTCACCGGCGTCGAGTTCCTCGGCGACGCCTACCGCCTCCACTGTGAGTGGGGCGACCGGTCGTTGCTGGTGAAAGCGAGCGACCGCGTCGCCGTCGGCGAGCAGGTCCGACTCGGCATCGACCCGGCGGACGTTCGCCTCCTCCGTGAGGGTGGCGGATGA
- a CDS encoding AIR synthase-related protein: MTGERGGSDDPAPSLGKVDASFFERVIYPHLGTDRADVTVGPQHGVDFGVLELGDAALVAATDPLSVLLELGTERAGRLALDIVTTDVAVSGVAPSHATVTLTLPPGMDDGTVADIWRAMATHAADLGIAVTDAHVGRYPGVTASWVGGATVFGVGDPAAVVRPDGATPGDALVVATGPAAEVAGLFSWLFPDELGLSDADLAAARDRVDDIAATADAMAAHDTGDVTAMHDATEGGVHGGLVEMADGAGVRFEVDTDAVPLAPGVEAVCDAVGVDPWRVTSAGTLLLTVAPADAEAVVAALEARGTPAGVAGTVTEGEGVYVDGERVTKPPMDASWAAMADLRGED, translated from the coding sequence ATGACCGGGGAGCGCGGCGGGAGCGACGACCCGGCCCCGAGTCTGGGCAAGGTCGACGCGTCGTTCTTCGAGCGCGTCATCTACCCCCACCTCGGGACCGACCGGGCGGACGTGACGGTCGGCCCACAGCACGGCGTCGATTTCGGCGTCCTCGAACTCGGGGACGCCGCCCTCGTCGCCGCGACGGACCCCCTCTCCGTCCTCCTCGAACTGGGCACAGAGCGGGCGGGTCGCCTCGCCCTCGACATCGTGACGACGGACGTGGCCGTCTCCGGCGTCGCCCCCTCGCACGCGACGGTGACGCTCACGCTCCCGCCGGGGATGGACGACGGGACGGTGGCCGACATCTGGCGGGCGATGGCGACCCACGCCGCCGACCTCGGTATCGCCGTCACCGACGCACACGTCGGCCGCTACCCCGGCGTCACCGCGTCGTGGGTCGGCGGCGCGACGGTGTTCGGGGTCGGCGACCCGGCCGCCGTGGTGCGACCCGACGGCGCGACCCCCGGGGACGCACTCGTGGTCGCCACCGGCCCCGCTGCGGAGGTGGCGGGCCTGTTCTCGTGGCTGTTCCCCGACGAGCTCGGCCTGTCGGACGCCGACCTCGCGGCCGCACGGGACCGCGTCGACGACATCGCGGCGACGGCCGACGCCATGGCGGCCCACGACACCGGGGACGTGACCGCCATGCACGACGCGACGGAGGGCGGCGTCCACGGCGGGCTGGTGGAGATGGCCGACGGTGCGGGTGTCCGCTTCGAGGTCGACACGGACGCCGTCCCGCTGGCACCCGGCGTCGAGGCGGTCTGTGACGCCGTGGGTGTCGACCCGTGGCGGGTCACGAGCGCGGGGACGCTCCTCCTAACCGTCGCGCCCGCGGACGCCGAGGCGGTGGTCGCCGCCCTCGAAGCCCGCGGGACGCCCGCCGGCGTCGCCGGGACCGTCACCGAGGGGGAGGGCGTCTACGTGGACGGTGAACGCGTCACGAAACCCCCGATGGACGCCTCGTGGGCGGCGATGGCCGACCTGCGTGGCGAGGACTGA
- the thiD gene encoding bifunctional hydroxymethylpyrimidine kinase/phosphomethylpyrimidine kinase translates to MTRQPAPDRPPVALTVAGSDSGGGAGIQADLKTFEACGAFGTSAVTNVTAQHTRGVESTHQVPTSEISAQMDAVLDDFDVRAVKTGMLGTDEVVELVGEYAPDLRNLVVDPVMVAASGDRLLERDAERAYEDVLAEATLVTPNADEAAVLTDVTPETGDDAQRAGEQLVEMGADAALVTGGHIGAETEDVIDVLVTAETVETFRHERVEGTATHGSGCTLSGVIAARLAHGDDLGTAVASGVDLLTRAVRYPLDVGEGPGSVHHLVETRERAARQPTAEAVEGIVEAFVDRDVGPLVPEVGMNVVGATPYAERAAETAAVEGRITRTLSGVQPNRGVRFGASSHVARFLVTCREFDADLRFAVNCRFDDEVAAAFDALAGPVVEFDRGEEPPAVKESEGSTQQWGARRAFERADSTPVAVADRGEVGKEAIVKLLAADAETLVDRAFTLLDALE, encoded by the coding sequence ATGACACGACAACCGGCACCCGACCGGCCACCGGTCGCGCTGACCGTCGCCGGGAGCGACTCGGGCGGCGGTGCGGGGATTCAGGCGGACCTGAAGACGTTCGAGGCCTGCGGCGCGTTCGGGACCAGCGCGGTCACGAACGTCACCGCCCAACACACCCGCGGCGTCGAGAGTACACACCAGGTACCCACATCGGAAATATCCGCACAGATGGATGCGGTGCTCGACGACTTCGACGTGCGGGCGGTCAAGACCGGGATGCTCGGCACGGACGAGGTAGTCGAACTCGTCGGCGAGTACGCGCCGGACCTCCGGAACCTCGTGGTCGACCCGGTGATGGTCGCGGCCTCGGGCGACCGCCTCCTCGAACGCGACGCGGAGCGAGCGTACGAGGACGTGCTGGCCGAGGCGACGCTCGTGACGCCGAACGCCGACGAGGCGGCCGTCCTCACGGACGTGACCCCCGAGACCGGAGACGACGCCCAGCGGGCGGGCGAGCAGTTGGTCGAGATGGGTGCCGACGCCGCACTGGTCACGGGCGGCCACATCGGGGCCGAGACCGAGGACGTAATCGACGTACTCGTGACCGCGGAGACGGTCGAGACGTTCCGTCACGAACGCGTCGAGGGGACGGCGACCCACGGGTCCGGGTGTACGCTGTCGGGTGTCATCGCGGCACGACTCGCCCACGGCGACGACCTCGGGACGGCAGTGGCCTCGGGCGTGGACCTACTGACCCGGGCCGTCCGCTACCCGCTCGACGTCGGGGAGGGACCCGGGAGCGTCCACCACCTCGTCGAGACGCGCGAACGCGCCGCACGCCAGCCGACGGCCGAAGCCGTCGAGGGCATCGTCGAGGCGTTCGTCGACCGAGACGTGGGTCCGCTCGTCCCCGAAGTGGGGATGAACGTCGTCGGCGCGACGCCGTACGCGGAGCGGGCCGCCGAGACCGCCGCCGTCGAAGGCAGGATTACCCGGACGCTCTCGGGCGTCCAGCCGAACCGGGGCGTGCGGTTCGGCGCGTCGAGTCACGTCGCCCGATTTCTGGTGACCTGTCGGGAGTTCGACGCCGACCTGCGGTTCGCGGTCAACTGTCGGTTCGACGACGAGGTGGCGGCGGCATTCGACGCGCTCGCGGGGCCGGTGGTCGAGTTCGACCGGGGCGAGGAACCGCCGGCGGTCAAGGAGAGCGAGGGGTCGACCCAGCAGTGGGGTGCGCGGCGGGCCTTCGAGCGCGCCGATTCGACCCCCGTCGCCGTCGCGGACCGCGGCGAGGTGGGCAAGGAGGCCATCGTGAAACTGCTGGCCGCCGACGCCGAGACGCTGGTCGACCGGGCGTTCACCCTGCTTGACGCGCTGGAGTGA
- a CDS encoding ABC transporter permease — protein MGATSRQRVTGRTLDRLALPAGVVLTLAVLVVVFYYPVGSVLAAAVSDDGGLSLAPLLAVLGDPFYTGVAHHVVTDPLSIPGGVAEWVRAGPSLPSFGLLGFTAYQAALSTGASVLLGLPGAYLLSRYEFRGRATLRSLTILPFVLPSIMVAVGFIAMFGRTGVFNDLLGLVGLGPVNLLFTLELVVLAHAFYNAPLVIRLVTAAWEDVDARHVETARAMGASPVRAFWDVVLPQLRPALLTAALLTFLFTFMSFPIVLALGGLQLATVEVWLYARVQNLALTEAATLGVIETAISLALTYLYLRYEARQTATRAGGPSLERRALLAGRATLRDPRRVALLGYGVVALLVFVGPLASLLAESVTGPNGAFTTAYYEFLLEQQAATVSGTTRPLPAVRNSLVFAAGTLLVAVPMGVVVSLVATRGGRGSRLAEAGLTAPLAVSGIVVGLGLLQVLVFGTVLAGRRYTVTGPVAIVLAHAVAAYPFVSRNVTPALASIDSQLVAAARSLGATRLRTLVDIELPLIAAAVVAGAAFTVAISVGEFDSTVLLAEGVESYTMPVALERYIGNRSLGPNLGPATAMGSILLFVTAASFVVIDRVGGRWQP, from the coding sequence CTGGGCGCGACAAGTCGTCAGCGGGTGACCGGGCGGACGCTCGACCGCCTCGCGCTCCCAGCGGGCGTCGTCCTGACACTCGCGGTACTTGTCGTCGTCTTCTACTACCCCGTCGGGAGCGTCCTCGCCGCCGCCGTCAGTGACGACGGTGGACTCTCGCTCGCCCCGCTCCTCGCGGTTCTCGGTGACCCGTTCTACACCGGCGTCGCACACCACGTCGTCACCGACCCGCTCTCGATTCCCGGCGGCGTCGCCGAGTGGGTCCGCGCCGGCCCCTCGCTGCCCTCGTTCGGCCTCCTCGGGTTCACCGCCTATCAGGCGGCCCTCTCGACCGGTGCCAGCGTCCTGCTCGGCCTGCCCGGCGCGTACCTCCTCTCCCGCTACGAGTTCCGCGGCCGGGCCACGCTGCGCTCGCTCACGATTCTCCCGTTCGTCCTCCCCTCCATCATGGTCGCCGTCGGCTTCATCGCCATGTTCGGGCGAACCGGCGTCTTCAACGACTTGCTCGGTCTCGTGGGTCTTGGCCCGGTCAACCTGCTGTTCACGCTCGAACTCGTCGTCCTCGCACACGCCTTCTACAACGCACCGCTGGTGATTCGACTGGTCACGGCGGCGTGGGAGGACGTGGACGCTCGACACGTCGAGACGGCGCGAGCGATGGGTGCCTCGCCCGTCCGTGCGTTCTGGGACGTGGTGCTCCCGCAGTTGCGGCCCGCGCTGTTGACCGCCGCGCTGCTGACCTTCCTGTTCACGTTCATGTCGTTCCCCATCGTCCTCGCGCTGGGTGGCCTCCAACTGGCCACCGTCGAGGTGTGGCTCTACGCCCGGGTGCAGAACCTCGCGCTGACGGAGGCGGCGACGCTCGGAGTCATCGAGACGGCGATTTCGCTCGCGCTCACCTACCTCTATCTGCGCTACGAGGCACGCCAGACGGCGACGCGAGCGGGCGGTCCCAGTCTGGAGCGGCGCGCGTTGCTGGCCGGACGGGCGACGCTCCGGGACCCCCGCCGGGTCGCGCTGCTGGGCTACGGCGTGGTCGCACTCCTCGTGTTCGTCGGGCCGCTCGCCAGTCTGCTCGCCGAGAGCGTGACCGGTCCCAACGGCGCGTTCACCACGGCCTACTACGAGTTCCTGCTGGAACAACAGGCCGCCACCGTCTCGGGGACGACCCGGCCGCTCCCCGCCGTCCGCAACTCGCTCGTGTTCGCCGCCGGGACGCTGCTCGTCGCGGTGCCGATGGGTGTCGTCGTCTCGCTGGTCGCCACACGGGGCGGCCGCGGGAGCCGTCTCGCCGAGGCCGGGTTGACCGCACCGCTGGCCGTCAGCGGCATCGTCGTCGGTCTCGGCCTGCTCCAAGTGCTCGTGTTCGGGACGGTGCTGGCCGGCCGACGCTACACCGTCACCGGACCGGTCGCCATCGTGTTGGCCCACGCCGTGGCGGCTTACCCGTTCGTCTCCCGGAACGTCACGCCCGCGCTGGCGAGCATCGACTCACAATTGGTCGCGGCCGCGCGGTCGCTCGGCGCGACGCGACTGCGGACGCTCGTGGACATCGAACTCCCGTTGATTGCGGCGGCCGTCGTCGCCGGGGCGGCGTTCACCGTCGCCATCAGCGTGGGGGAGTTCGACTCCACCGTCCTGCTCGCGGAGGGCGTCGAGAGCTACACCATGCCGGTCGCACTGGAGCGGTACATCGGCAACCGCTCGCTCGGGCCGAACCTCGGCCCCGCGACGGCGATGGGCAGCATCCTCCTGTTCGTGACAGCCGCCAGTTTCGTAGTCATCGACCGCGTCGGGGGACGGTGGCAACCGTGA
- a CDS encoding AIR synthase-related protein: protein MSDLGPVDRDFFADHVAPHLGADRTDVSLDPHHGGDFGVLDVDGRAVVTSTGPLVVLPALGFERAARFAFHTLVSDAAVSGLPPTHLGVEFTLPPETTDEQFETVWTAFDAASRDLGVSVVTGHTGRYEGCAYPMVGSGTVIGVGDTADVVRPDGARVGDRIVVTKGPAVGATGLLSRLAAPRLGDALDETTVDAASDRLREASVVRDALTVATGPVSAMHAAGAGGVFGGLAEMAAAAGARFEVTTDPIPVRPGVSEVCAAVGIDPWTSFGAGALLVTVAPAEVDAVLAALDGAGIPAAEAGTVVSGSGLAVDDTETAHPGTDPLWAVLADGE, encoded by the coding sequence ATGTCCGACCTCGGACCGGTCGACCGGGACTTCTTCGCGGACCACGTCGCGCCCCACCTCGGGGCCGACCGGACCGACGTGTCGCTGGACCCGCACCACGGCGGCGACTTCGGCGTCCTCGACGTGGACGGACGGGCCGTCGTGACGAGTACTGGCCCGCTGGTCGTCCTCCCGGCACTGGGGTTCGAGCGGGCGGCGCGGTTCGCGTTCCACACCCTCGTGAGCGACGCGGCGGTGTCGGGCCTGCCGCCGACCCACCTCGGCGTCGAGTTCACCCTCCCGCCCGAGACGACGGACGAGCAGTTCGAGACGGTTTGGACGGCGTTCGACGCGGCGTCCCGTGACCTCGGTGTCTCGGTCGTCACCGGACACACCGGCCGGTACGAAGGGTGTGCCTACCCGATGGTCGGGAGCGGAACGGTCATCGGCGTGGGCGACACCGCCGACGTGGTACGGCCCGACGGCGCGCGCGTCGGCGACCGAATCGTGGTCACGAAGGGGCCGGCCGTCGGGGCGACCGGCCTGTTGTCGAGGCTGGCGGCCCCACGCTTGGGCGACGCACTCGACGAGACGACGGTCGACGCCGCGAGCGACAGACTCCGGGAGGCCAGCGTCGTGCGGGACGCGCTGACGGTCGCGACGGGACCGGTGTCGGCGATGCACGCCGCAGGCGCGGGCGGCGTCTTCGGTGGCCTCGCCGAGATGGCCGCCGCCGCTGGCGCGCGTTTCGAGGTCACGACGGACCCGATTCCGGTCCGACCGGGCGTGTCCGAGGTGTGTGCGGCCGTCGGCATCGACCCGTGGACATCGTTCGGTGCGGGCGCGCTCTTGGTGACCGTCGCCCCCGCGGAGGTCGATGCGGTCCTCGCGGCACTCGACGGCGCGGGTATCCCGGCGGCCGAGGCCGGAACGGTCGTTTCGGGGTCCGGACTGGCAGTCGACGACACGGAGACGGCCCACCCCGGTACGGACCCCCTCTGGGCGGTACTGGCGGACGGGGAGTGA